Proteins encoded in a region of the Falco rusticolus isolate bFalRus1 chromosome 10, bFalRus1.pri, whole genome shotgun sequence genome:
- the BIRC7 gene encoding baculoviral IAP repeat-containing protein 7 isoform X1 — protein MSTGVNSDIAVLESSPSCTPVECNHIKDPMNKNMGDMTPAEEVELRAACYQLFEYNMRSEARRLRTFWQWPGTSPVSARDLVKAGFFFVGPRDEVQCFCCGGVLRDWRPGDCPVTEHLKYFPSCKFICGEDVGNQEMLPLQEVFDTVDGQFLSLLQGIDSEETALPDDPEYPEMVTEEMRLSTFRNWPQYTDMRPEQLARAGFFYTGHGDTVRCFYCDGSVRNWSFGDDPWREHAKWYPGCEFLLRSRGREFVSSVQESSSSTLSPRDSWDETEQDSIASQDAVQREAETSSSREEMQSVQQKESDESRMSTEEQLRRLQEERMCKVCMDRDVSVVFVPCGHLIACGECALNLRLCPICRAVIQGSVRTFMS, from the exons AACAAGAACATGGGGGACATGACACCAGCAGAGGAGGTTGAGCTCAGGGCTGCTTGCTACCAGCTGTTTGAATACAACATGAGGAGTGAAGCAAGAAGACTGAGGACTTTTTGGCAGTGGCCAGGCACTTCACCTGTATCTGCCCGAGATTTGGTCAAGGCTGGCTTTTTCTTTGTGGGTCCAAGAGATGAAGTacagtgtttctgctgtggtggtgtCCTGAGGGACTGGAGACCTGGTGATTGCCCAGTAACAGAGCACCTGAAGTACTTCCCTTCCTGTAAATTCATTTGTGGTGAGGATGTTGGGAACCAAGAGATGCTTCCTCTTCAGGAAGTCTTTGACACTGTGGATGGGCAGTTCCTCAGTCTTTTGCAGGGGATAGACAGTGAGGAGACAGCCCTGCCTGATGATCCAGAATACCCAGAGATGGTAACAGAGGAGATGAGGCTATCTACATTTCGGAACTGGCCACAATATACTGACATGCGTCCAGAGCAACTGGCTAGAGCAGGATTCTTTTACACAG GACATGGTGATACGGTGAGGTGTTTTTACTGTGATGGAAGTGTGAGGAACTGGTCGTTTGGAGATGATCCTTGGAGGGAACATGCCAAATGGTATCCAGG GTGTGAATTTTTACTGCGGTCAAGGGGGAGAGAATTTGTTAGCAGTGTTCAGGAGTCCTCTTCTAGCACCCTGTCACCA AGAGATTCCTGGGATGAGACTGAACAAGATTCCATTGCTTCCCAAG ATGCTGTTCAGAGAGAGGCTGAAACATCGAGTTCAAGAGAAGAAATGCAATCTGTGCAACAGAAGGAATCAG ATGAGTCTCGGATGAGCACGGAAGAACAGCTCCGACGCCTGCAAGAGGAAAGGATGTGCAAAGTGTGCATGGACAGAGATGTGTCTGTTGTGTTTGTTCCTTGTGGCCACCTGATAGCTTGTGGAGAATGTGCCCTCAATTTGAGATTGTGTCCGATCTGCAGAGCAGTCATCCAAGGAAGTGTGAGGACTTTCATGTCCTGA
- the BIRC7 gene encoding baculoviral IAP repeat-containing protein 7 isoform X2, with product MGDMTPAEEVELRAACYQLFEYNMRSEARRLRTFWQWPGTSPVSARDLVKAGFFFVGPRDEVQCFCCGGVLRDWRPGDCPVTEHLKYFPSCKFICGEDVGNQEMLPLQEVFDTVDGQFLSLLQGIDSEETALPDDPEYPEMVTEEMRLSTFRNWPQYTDMRPEQLARAGFFYTGHGDTVRCFYCDGSVRNWSFGDDPWREHAKWYPGCEFLLRSRGREFVSSVQESSSSTLSPRDSWDETEQDSIASQDAVQREAETSSSREEMQSVQQKESDESRMSTEEQLRRLQEERMCKVCMDRDVSVVFVPCGHLIACGECALNLRLCPICRAVIQGSVRTFMS from the exons ATGGGGGACATGACACCAGCAGAGGAGGTTGAGCTCAGGGCTGCTTGCTACCAGCTGTTTGAATACAACATGAGGAGTGAAGCAAGAAGACTGAGGACTTTTTGGCAGTGGCCAGGCACTTCACCTGTATCTGCCCGAGATTTGGTCAAGGCTGGCTTTTTCTTTGTGGGTCCAAGAGATGAAGTacagtgtttctgctgtggtggtgtCCTGAGGGACTGGAGACCTGGTGATTGCCCAGTAACAGAGCACCTGAAGTACTTCCCTTCCTGTAAATTCATTTGTGGTGAGGATGTTGGGAACCAAGAGATGCTTCCTCTTCAGGAAGTCTTTGACACTGTGGATGGGCAGTTCCTCAGTCTTTTGCAGGGGATAGACAGTGAGGAGACAGCCCTGCCTGATGATCCAGAATACCCAGAGATGGTAACAGAGGAGATGAGGCTATCTACATTTCGGAACTGGCCACAATATACTGACATGCGTCCAGAGCAACTGGCTAGAGCAGGATTCTTTTACACAG GACATGGTGATACGGTGAGGTGTTTTTACTGTGATGGAAGTGTGAGGAACTGGTCGTTTGGAGATGATCCTTGGAGGGAACATGCCAAATGGTATCCAGG GTGTGAATTTTTACTGCGGTCAAGGGGGAGAGAATTTGTTAGCAGTGTTCAGGAGTCCTCTTCTAGCACCCTGTCACCA AGAGATTCCTGGGATGAGACTGAACAAGATTCCATTGCTTCCCAAG ATGCTGTTCAGAGAGAGGCTGAAACATCGAGTTCAAGAGAAGAAATGCAATCTGTGCAACAGAAGGAATCAG ATGAGTCTCGGATGAGCACGGAAGAACAGCTCCGACGCCTGCAAGAGGAAAGGATGTGCAAAGTGTGCATGGACAGAGATGTGTCTGTTGTGTTTGTTCCTTGTGGCCACCTGATAGCTTGTGGAGAATGTGCCCTCAATTTGAGATTGTGTCCGATCTGCAGAGCAGTCATCCAAGGAAGTGTGAGGACTTTCATGTCCTGA